One Weissella ceti DNA window includes the following coding sequences:
- the obgE gene encoding GTPase ObgE: MAFVDQVKINVKAGKGGDGAVSFRHEKYIDRGGPFGGDGGHGGNVVMVVDEGLRTLMDFRYKRMFKAQPGQNGATKGMTGRSAEDLIIRVPQGTTVTNAETGEIFGDLTEAGQELVVAKAGRGGRGNMRFASSKNPAPEIAENGEPGEEFEIGLELKVLADVGLVGFPSVGKSTLLSVVTAAKPKVAEYHFTTLKPNLGMVRLDDGRDFVMADLPGLIEGASEGIGLGIQFLRHVERTRVILHMIDMSGIDDTQDPFENYMKINAELEAYDPMLLERPQIIVPTKMDMPDAAETLATFEEKMAEAGIDADIRPISSLTRTGVEDLMQYTANLLDETPMFIPKDMEPQDETALYEFNEDKPAFEIAREEDGTWILYGEEIERLFQRTNTNFTESMMRFARQLRYMGVDTALHEAGAQNGDTVQILDFQFDYEV; this comes from the coding sequence ATGGCGTTTGTCGACCAAGTTAAAATTAATGTTAAAGCAGGAAAGGGTGGCGATGGTGCCGTCTCTTTCCGTCATGAAAAGTATATCGATCGTGGTGGTCCTTTTGGTGGTGACGGTGGTCACGGAGGAAATGTTGTGATGGTCGTAGACGAAGGTCTACGTACTTTGATGGATTTCCGCTACAAGCGTATGTTTAAGGCGCAACCAGGACAAAACGGTGCAACTAAGGGAATGACTGGACGTTCAGCTGAAGATTTGATTATTCGCGTGCCACAAGGTACAACAGTAACTAATGCTGAAACTGGTGAAATCTTTGGTGACTTGACTGAAGCTGGCCAAGAATTGGTTGTTGCTAAGGCTGGACGTGGTGGACGTGGAAACATGCGTTTTGCGTCATCAAAGAACCCAGCGCCTGAAATCGCTGAAAACGGTGAACCCGGTGAAGAATTTGAAATCGGACTAGAACTTAAGGTTTTGGCCGATGTTGGATTGGTTGGATTTCCATCTGTTGGAAAGTCAACATTGTTGTCAGTTGTTACTGCGGCTAAGCCTAAGGTGGCGGAATACCACTTTACAACATTGAAGCCTAACCTAGGAATGGTTCGTCTTGATGATGGACGTGACTTCGTTATGGCTGACTTGCCTGGTTTGATTGAAGGTGCCTCAGAAGGTATCGGTCTTGGAATTCAATTCTTGCGTCACGTTGAACGTACACGTGTTATCTTGCACATGATTGACATGTCTGGAATTGATGACACACAAGATCCATTTGAAAACTACATGAAGATCAATGCTGAATTGGAAGCATACGATCCAATGTTGTTGGAACGTCCACAAATCATCGTACCTACGAAGATGGATATGCCAGATGCTGCTGAAACACTAGCAACATTCGAAGAAAAGATGGCTGAAGCTGGTATCGATGCTGATATCCGCCCAATCTCATCTTTGACACGTACTGGCGTGGAAGACTTGATGCAATACACAGCCAACCTGTTGGATGAAACACCAATGTTCATCCCTAAGGATATGGAACCACAAGATGAGACTGCCTTGTACGAATTTAATGAAGATAAGCCAGCCTTTGAAATTGCACGTGAAGAAGACGGAACTTGGATCCTTTACGGTGAAGAAATTGAACGTCTATTCCAACGTACAAACACAAACTTTACAGAATCAATGATGCGTTTCGCGCGTCAATTGCGTTACATGGGTGTCGACACAGCTTTGCATGAAGCTGGTGCCCAAAACGGAGATACTGTTCAAATTCTTGATTTCCAATTCGACTACGAAGTTTAA
- a CDS encoding TSUP family transporter, with product MNEEMILNILKFVLIAALIGIAMIIVYQIRKRKVEVRERFGKGFLIGLFADFGDTLGIGSFATTTTIFKATNWLDDDRKLPGTMTVAHAIPVFMEALLFLTAVKVEALTLISMTLAAVVGAFVGTRVTANWNVRKVQRFLSVALVVAAVAMLIKLIFHPGMDASTDIHGLHGWLLVLGISVNFCLGIFMTMGLGNYTPELIFFSLVGMNPLVAFPIMMMDAAMIFMTSAVAFIRSGRVEWRGVPGIIIGGVIGVLLAVQVVNYIDITMLSYLIVGLSVYTASTLWRDSKKPLPEATDEKTSLH from the coding sequence ATGAACGAAGAAATGATTTTAAATATCTTGAAATTTGTGTTGATTGCAGCCTTGATTGGAATTGCAATGATTATTGTTTACCAAATTCGCAAACGTAAAGTTGAAGTGCGCGAACGTTTTGGTAAAGGGTTCTTAATTGGATTGTTCGCTGATTTTGGTGACACATTAGGAATTGGTTCTTTTGCGACAACGACAACAATCTTTAAGGCCACAAATTGGTTAGATGATGATCGTAAGTTACCGGGAACTATGACTGTAGCACATGCCATTCCGGTATTCATGGAGGCATTGCTATTCCTAACAGCTGTTAAGGTTGAGGCATTGACGTTGATTTCAATGACATTAGCTGCGGTTGTCGGAGCGTTTGTTGGAACTCGCGTTACGGCTAATTGGAACGTACGTAAGGTGCAACGTTTCTTGTCAGTTGCTCTTGTTGTGGCTGCGGTTGCGATGTTGATTAAATTGATTTTCCACCCAGGAATGGATGCATCTACTGATATTCATGGCTTACACGGATGGTTGTTAGTGCTGGGGATTAGCGTCAATTTCTGTTTGGGTATCTTTATGACGATGGGATTGGGTAACTACACACCTGAATTGATTTTCTTCTCACTTGTGGGGATGAATCCATTGGTTGCGTTCCCGATTATGATGATGGATGCGGCGATGATCTTTATGACATCAGCGGTGGCGTTTATCCGTTCTGGTCGTGTTGAATGGCGCGGAGTACCAGGAATTATCATTGGTGGGGTTATTGGTGTGTTATTAGCGGTACAAGTCGTGAACTACATTGATATTACAATGTTGTCATACTTAATTGTTGGTTTGTCAGTATACACAGCATCAACACTTTGGCGTGACTCAAAGAAGCCATTACCGGAAGCAACTGACGAAAAGACGTCTTTGCATTAA
- a CDS encoding YigZ family protein, protein MANEQYLNLTISPQVATWEQDIKKSQFILNVARISNEEEAREFVATISQQHRKANHNVWTYVLGDHDEVQRYSDDGEPAGTAGVPMLEVLKNNQVHNVVAVVTRYFGGIKLGAGGLIRAYAGTVADGLVDVGLVELVTRQAIIISVGYPSYDSLKYWLDTNEYMISDTQYTTGVDVTVPVLPSDIESFEAQVSDLLNGQVTFEHGDEQLFEMPHDRNVSAATSSLK, encoded by the coding sequence ATGGCAAATGAACAATATTTAAATCTAACAATTTCACCACAAGTGGCAACGTGGGAACAAGATATTAAAAAGTCACAGTTTATTCTAAATGTGGCTCGGATTAGTAACGAAGAAGAAGCACGTGAGTTTGTTGCAACAATCAGCCAACAACATCGTAAAGCGAATCATAATGTTTGGACATATGTATTAGGTGATCATGATGAAGTGCAACGCTATTCTGATGATGGTGAACCAGCTGGAACTGCAGGGGTACCGATGTTAGAAGTGTTGAAAAATAACCAAGTACATAATGTTGTTGCGGTAGTAACGCGTTACTTTGGTGGAATTAAGCTCGGTGCTGGCGGTTTAATTCGTGCATATGCGGGAACCGTTGCTGATGGATTAGTCGACGTAGGGTTAGTTGAACTAGTGACACGTCAAGCAATTATCATTAGTGTCGGCTATCCTTCATACGATAGTTTGAAGTATTGGTTAGACACAAACGAATACATGATTAGTGATACGCAATATACAACAGGTGTGGATGTTACTGTTCCAGTATTGCCTAGTGATATTGAATCATTTGAAGCGCAGGTTAGTGACTTGTTGAATGGACAAGTAACGTTTGAGCATGGGGATGAACAATTGTTTGAAATGCCACATGACCGTAATGTAAGTGCGGCGACTTCATCATTGAAATAA
- a CDS encoding PhzF family phenazine biosynthesis protein, which produces MDIKVYIASAFTKDNLGGNKAGVVFMDTKLTSKQKMSIARELGFAETAFVTSSSSADYKLEYFTPKEEVDLCGHATIATFTTLDYLGNLTKDTYRIETNSGILDITIHESTILMQQNTPIFDVSLVPESISNSFDLALLEGAYPIQIVSTGLRDIMVPIKSFAALSQLTADFQEIENISATYNVIGMHLFTIEGNRIICRNFAPLYDINEEAATGTSNAALASYLYNHDILRQNDYIFEQGYELNAPSEIKVHLTTDAKHQITRVQVGGTGNFTELRTLTVH; this is translated from the coding sequence ATGGATATTAAAGTATATATCGCAAGCGCATTTACCAAAGACAATCTTGGCGGAAATAAAGCCGGGGTTGTCTTCATGGATACTAAACTAACAAGCAAACAAAAAATGTCAATCGCGCGCGAACTAGGTTTCGCTGAAACTGCTTTTGTCACGTCATCCTCATCAGCTGATTACAAGTTAGAATATTTCACACCCAAGGAAGAAGTTGATCTTTGTGGGCACGCAACAATTGCAACTTTTACAACACTCGATTATTTAGGTAACTTAACGAAGGATACGTATAGAATTGAAACCAATAGCGGCATTCTAGATATTACTATTCACGAATCCACTATTTTAATGCAGCAAAACACCCCCATCTTTGATGTATCCCTCGTTCCAGAGAGCATTTCCAATTCATTCGACTTAGCGCTGCTAGAGGGTGCCTACCCCATCCAAATTGTTTCAACTGGCTTACGTGATATTATGGTACCTATCAAATCCTTCGCCGCACTAAGTCAGTTAACTGCTGACTTCCAAGAAATTGAAAATATTAGTGCCACATATAACGTCATTGGTATGCATTTATTCACCATTGAAGGCAATCGCATTATTTGCCGAAACTTCGCTCCTTTGTATGATATTAATGAAGAAGCAGCTACTGGTACATCTAACGCTGCATTGGCCTCGTATCTTTACAATCATGATATTCTACGTCAAAACGACTATATCTTTGAGCAAGGATATGAATTAAATGCACCTTCAGAAATAAAAGTCCATCTTACAACCGACGCTAAACATCAGATAACTCGTGTTCAAGTAGGCGGTACGGGGAATTTCACTGAATTACGTACCTTAACTGTGCACTAA
- a CDS encoding MFS transporter, which yields MFRHREQPTELWQKNLMILWFGVFMMGIGFSEVMPFLSLYIDTLGDFTTNQLNFYSAVIFSIAFLTTAFTAPLWGRLADAKGRKLMLLRASLGMAIIFALMGTATEVWHLILLRAIQGVFGGFISNATALVATQTPKDHTGYAMGVVVTGTTAGQLIGPFIGGTLASLTGFRMTFFVTGVIFFLVFLLVLFGIHEEFVPTLKEDAPSLKQVVQQLPHARLTLGLFITTMMIQIVNFSITPIISLFVRQLNNTPISVTFLAGVVAAMPGIATLLVASKFGALGDKVGTQRMVMLGFLLTVLVLVPTAFVTAVWQLALFRFLIGIADATMLPAVQTLLSKTTPKAITSRIFAYNQSFQAIGSVAGPMFGTAVAFYFGYQGIFIASALLVGATAFVFRRVTKDVDLSNAA from the coding sequence ATGTTCAGACATCGAGAACAGCCAACTGAGCTTTGGCAGAAAAATTTGATGATCCTCTGGTTCGGTGTCTTCATGATGGGAATCGGCTTTAGTGAAGTCATGCCTTTCTTGTCACTGTATATTGACACATTAGGCGATTTCACAACTAATCAACTAAACTTCTATAGTGCGGTAATCTTTTCAATCGCCTTCCTAACAACTGCATTCACCGCTCCACTTTGGGGGCGTTTAGCAGATGCCAAAGGACGTAAGCTAATGTTGCTACGCGCATCATTAGGAATGGCAATTATTTTCGCACTGATGGGAACAGCAACTGAAGTCTGGCATTTAATCTTGTTACGTGCCATTCAAGGTGTGTTCGGTGGATTCATTTCCAACGCAACTGCCTTAGTTGCCACACAAACCCCTAAAGATCATACCGGATATGCCATGGGAGTTGTCGTAACTGGAACAACTGCTGGGCAATTAATCGGTCCATTCATCGGTGGAACACTTGCCAGTTTGACAGGTTTCCGAATGACCTTCTTTGTGACTGGTGTTATTTTCTTCTTAGTCTTCCTACTTGTGTTGTTTGGTATTCACGAAGAGTTCGTCCCAACATTAAAAGAAGACGCACCATCACTTAAGCAAGTTGTACAACAATTACCTCATGCACGTTTAACATTAGGTTTGTTCATTACAACAATGATGATTCAAATTGTGAACTTCTCAATCACACCAATTATTTCATTGTTTGTCCGTCAACTAAACAACACACCAATTAGTGTTACTTTCTTAGCTGGGGTCGTTGCGGCGATGCCAGGTATTGCGACTCTATTGGTTGCCTCAAAGTTTGGTGCGTTAGGTGATAAAGTTGGTACGCAACGCATGGTCATGCTAGGCTTCCTATTAACCGTCTTAGTACTAGTTCCTACCGCCTTCGTAACCGCTGTTTGGCAATTGGCCCTATTCCGTTTCTTGATTGGAATTGCCGATGCCACAATGTTACCTGCGGTCCAGACACTATTGTCTAAGACAACACCTAAGGCGATTACAAGTCGTATCTTCGCATATAACCAATCATTCCAAGCGATTGGATCAGTTGCTGGTCCAATGTTTGGAACAGCAGTCGCATTCTACTTCGGTTACCAAGGGATTTTCATTGCTTCTGCACTACTAGTTGGTGCTACAGCATTTGTCTTCCGCCGCGTAACTAAAGACGTTGATTTGAGTAATGCAGCTTAA
- the guaB gene encoding IMP dehydrogenase: MTFAADKVTKLGLTFDDVLLVPAASNVLPNDVDLSVELTPTLKLNIPVLSAAMDTVTEARLAIRMAQLGGMGVIHKNMLIEQQVAEVKKVKAAAIEYGTFPNAATDENGQLIVAGAAGITSDTIKRIAALVEAGANAIVLDSAHGHSEGVLRKIREVRSEFPEVNIIAGNVATVEGTRALYEAGVDVVKVGIGPGSICTTRVVAGVGVPQLTAVLDAAEVAREMGKSIIADGGLKYSGDIVKALAAGGNAVMLGSMLAGTAEAPGEVFTDEATGEQFKSYRGMGSIAAMENGSKDRYFQGEVNEANKMVPEGIEGRTAYKGLLDDVIFQILGGLRSGMGYTGSHSVAELIETARFVQITNAGLLESHPHDVQIAKAAPNYAN, from the coding sequence ATGACTTTTGCAGCAGATAAGGTAACAAAACTAGGATTAACATTTGACGACGTACTTTTGGTGCCAGCAGCATCAAACGTATTGCCAAATGACGTAGATTTGAGTGTTGAACTAACACCAACATTGAAGCTAAACATCCCTGTATTGTCAGCTGCGATGGACACTGTTACTGAAGCTCGTTTGGCTATTCGTATGGCACAATTGGGTGGAATGGGTGTTATTCACAAGAACATGTTGATTGAACAACAAGTTGCTGAAGTGAAGAAGGTTAAGGCTGCTGCGATTGAATACGGAACTTTCCCAAATGCTGCTACTGACGAAAACGGGCAATTGATTGTTGCTGGAGCTGCTGGAATTACTTCAGATACAATCAAGCGTATTGCTGCTTTGGTTGAAGCTGGTGCCAACGCAATCGTATTGGACTCAGCACACGGTCATTCAGAAGGTGTTTTGCGTAAGATTCGCGAAGTTCGCTCAGAATTCCCTGAAGTAAACATCATTGCTGGTAACGTAGCAACTGTTGAAGGTACACGTGCTCTGTACGAAGCAGGTGTTGACGTTGTTAAGGTTGGTATTGGACCTGGTTCAATTTGTACAACTCGTGTTGTTGCCGGAGTTGGTGTGCCACAATTGACTGCTGTCTTGGATGCTGCTGAAGTAGCTCGTGAAATGGGTAAGTCAATCATCGCTGACGGTGGATTGAAGTACTCAGGTGACATCGTTAAGGCCTTGGCTGCTGGTGGAAACGCCGTAATGCTTGGATCAATGTTGGCAGGAACTGCTGAAGCACCTGGTGAAGTATTCACTGACGAAGCAACTGGTGAACAATTCAAGTCATACCGTGGTATGGGTTCAATCGCAGCCATGGAAAATGGTTCAAAGGACCGTTACTTCCAAGGTGAAGTTAATGAAGCGAACAAGATGGTTCCTGAAGGAATCGAAGGACGTACAGCCTACAAGGGATTGTTGGATGATGTTATCTTCCAAATTCTTGGTGGACTACGTTCAGGAATGGGATACACTGGCTCACATTCAGTTGCTGAATTGATTGAAACAGCACGCTTTGTTCAAATCACAAACGCTGGTTTGCTTGAAAGTCACCCACACGATGTTCAAATTGCTAAGGCAGCGCCTAACTACGCGAACTAA
- the ruvA gene encoding Holliday junction branch migration protein RuvA, whose protein sequence is MYEYLKGTIEAVTPSYIVVDVQGVGYRVMTANPYVFTQNQPTTVYVEQIVRETEQTLYGFATLDEKTLFQKLLAVSGIGPKSALAILASNDHSGLVQAIMDNNVTFLTKFPGIGKKTAQQIILDLQNKLADLPFQSNVEITLDVPKPEELEGALGEAMLALEALGYAKRDLKSVEKQLSKMDFATTAEYVSAGLKLLQ, encoded by the coding sequence ATGTACGAATATTTAAAGGGAACGATTGAAGCGGTAACGCCTAGTTACATCGTGGTTGATGTACAAGGGGTGGGGTACCGTGTCATGACTGCGAACCCATATGTGTTTACACAAAATCAACCAACAACCGTGTATGTGGAACAAATTGTACGTGAAACTGAACAAACTTTGTATGGCTTCGCGACACTAGATGAAAAGACATTGTTCCAAAAGTTGTTGGCAGTATCAGGAATCGGCCCAAAGTCAGCGTTAGCGATTCTAGCAAGTAATGATCATTCAGGATTAGTACAAGCAATTATGGATAACAACGTAACATTCTTGACTAAGTTCCCAGGAATTGGAAAGAAGACAGCGCAACAAATTATTTTGGACTTACAAAATAAGTTGGCCGATTTACCATTCCAAAGTAACGTTGAAATTACACTAGATGTTCCTAAGCCTGAAGAATTAGAAGGTGCATTGGGTGAAGCGATGTTAGCGTTAGAAGCGTTAGGATATGCCAAGCGTGATTTGAAGTCAGTTGAAAAGCAATTAAGCAAGATGGATTTTGCCACAACGGCTGAATACGTAAGTGCTGGATTGAAGTTACTACAATAG
- the ruvB gene encoding Holliday junction branch migration DNA helicase RuvB, translated as MPDDLLRDVSADIEEKSLRPTRLSQYIGQPALKKRMNIYIEAAKQRSETLDHVLFYGPPGLGKTTIAMIIANEMGVNIRTTTGPAIEKSGDLLALLNELAPGDVLFIDEIHRLPKTVEEMLYSAMEDFYVDIIVGEGPTAHPVHFPLPPFTLIGATTRAGMLSQPLRDRFGIVEHMNYYSKDELAEIVTRSAEVFGTEIQPEGALELGLRSRGTPRIANRLLRRVRDFAMVQGLDVIDNGIVDFALDMLKVDSRGLDQIDHKILTTMISYYQGGPVGVNTIAANVGEEVDTIESMYEPYLIQIGFLQRTPRGRVVSAEAYEHLNLPFPEMKK; from the coding sequence ATGCCAGATGATTTATTGCGGGATGTATCCGCTGATATAGAAGAAAAGTCATTACGTCCAACGCGTTTGAGTCAATATATTGGACAACCAGCGTTGAAGAAACGAATGAACATTTATATCGAAGCAGCCAAGCAACGTTCTGAAACATTGGATCATGTGTTGTTTTATGGACCGCCAGGACTTGGTAAGACAACGATTGCGATGATTATTGCCAATGAAATGGGTGTTAATATTCGGACAACGACTGGACCAGCGATTGAAAAGTCAGGTGATTTATTAGCCTTGCTAAATGAGTTGGCACCAGGGGATGTTTTGTTTATTGACGAAATTCATCGTTTGCCAAAGACGGTCGAAGAAATGTTGTATTCTGCAATGGAAGACTTTTATGTTGATATTATTGTGGGTGAAGGGCCTACTGCTCATCCAGTTCATTTTCCATTGCCACCATTCACATTGATTGGGGCAACGACCCGTGCGGGGATGTTATCACAACCATTGCGTGACCGTTTTGGGATTGTGGAACATATGAATTATTACTCTAAGGATGAATTGGCTGAAATTGTTACGCGTTCTGCCGAGGTCTTTGGGACTGAGATTCAACCTGAAGGGGCACTAGAATTGGGATTACGATCACGAGGTACACCACGTATCGCTAATCGTTTACTACGTCGGGTCCGAGACTTTGCTATGGTACAAGGGTTAGATGTCATTGATAATGGGATTGTTGATTTTGCTCTAGATATGCTAAAGGTCGATAGTCGTGGGTTAGACCAAATTGATCATAAAATTCTAACGACGATGATTTCCTACTATCAAGGGGGACCAGTCGGTGTAAATACAATTGCAGCGAATGTGGGGGAAGAAGTTGATACGATTGAATCAATGTATGAACCATACTTAATTCAAATTGGTTTCTTGCAACGTACACCACGTGGGCGTGTTGTTAGTGCAGAAGCGTATGAACATTTAAATCTACCATTTCCAGAAATGAAGAAATAA
- the queA gene encoding tRNA preQ1(34) S-adenosylmethionine ribosyltransferase-isomerase QueA — protein MRTDYTLDDFDYDLPEELIAQTPLLDRSSSRLLDVNAVTGEVADKHFYDIVDYLNEGDALVMNNSRVLPARLYGTRPGTGGGVEVLLLRQDNGDVWETLIKPAKKYKVGQEIVFGDGQLTAVVTEELEHGGRMVEFRYDGIFLEILESLGEMPLPPYIKEKLDDQERYQTVFSKVNGSAAAPTAGLHWTPELLAKVEAKGVKIVELTLHVGLGTFRPVEETNLEDHKMHSEFYQLSQDAADTLNEVHANGGRIVATGTTSIRTLETIGQKNAGRLVADSGWTDIFIKPGYQWTVVDAFITNFHLPKSTLVMLVAAFTGREHILGAYEHAIAQGYRFFSFGDAMFVHK, from the coding sequence ATGCGAACAGATTATACATTAGATGACTTTGATTACGATTTACCAGAAGAACTAATTGCGCAAACACCATTATTGGATCGCTCAAGTTCTCGTTTGTTAGATGTTAATGCTGTGACGGGTGAAGTTGCAGATAAACACTTTTACGATATCGTCGACTATCTGAATGAAGGGGATGCACTTGTGATGAATAATTCACGTGTCTTACCTGCTCGTTTATACGGAACACGTCCTGGTACCGGTGGTGGGGTAGAAGTGTTATTGCTACGCCAAGATAATGGTGATGTATGGGAAACACTGATTAAGCCAGCTAAGAAGTATAAAGTTGGGCAAGAAATTGTGTTTGGAGATGGACAACTAACCGCTGTGGTCACAGAAGAGTTGGAACACGGTGGTCGAATGGTTGAATTCCGTTATGATGGCATCTTCTTAGAAATCCTAGAATCATTAGGTGAAATGCCATTGCCACCATACATTAAAGAAAAGTTAGATGACCAAGAACGTTATCAAACTGTTTTTTCAAAGGTCAATGGATCTGCGGCTGCCCCAACTGCAGGACTACATTGGACACCAGAACTGTTAGCCAAGGTAGAAGCAAAGGGTGTGAAGATTGTTGAATTAACGCTTCACGTAGGTTTGGGAACATTCCGACCAGTGGAAGAAACCAACCTGGAAGATCACAAGATGCATTCTGAATTCTATCAATTGTCACAAGATGCGGCAGATACATTGAATGAAGTGCATGCAAATGGTGGTCGTATCGTTGCGACAGGGACAACTTCAATTCGTACTTTGGAAACAATTGGTCAAAAAAACGCAGGGCGCTTAGTGGCGGACTCTGGTTGGACAGATATCTTCATTAAGCCAGGATACCAATGGACGGTTGTTGATGCATTTATCACGAACTTCCATTTGCCTAAGTCAACGTTGGTGATGTTGGTTGCAGCCTTTACAGGGCGTGAACACATTCTAGGTGCGTATGAACATGCAATTGCACAAGGATATCGCTTCTTTTCCTTTGGGGATGCGATGTTTGTACACAAATAA
- the tgt gene encoding tRNA guanosine(34) transglycosylase Tgt yields the protein MAEDYAIKYELLHVEKDTGARLGKITTPHGEVMTPMFMPVGTQATVKNVSPRELKEINSQFILSNTYHLWLRPGDELIAEAGGLHKFMGWNGPILTDSGGFQVWSLAANNSIKEEGVTFKNHLDGSEMFLSPEVAMRIQNNLGSDVMMQLDEAIPYFETYDYVKESVERSARWAERAIKAHKRPHDQALFGIVQGAGFKDLRKQSADALVAMDLPGYAVGGLSVGESKEEMNRVLDFTVPWLPENKPRYLMGVAAPDSLIDGAIRGIDMFDCVLPTRVARKGTLMTKYGRIVITNAKYKNDFSPLDPDLDDYGSTHFTKAYLHHLFKANELLAQNIASVHNLRYLLKLMEDMRTAIAEDRLLDFRAEVMENYGYNKANARLF from the coding sequence ATGGCTGAAGATTATGCAATTAAATATGAGCTTCTTCACGTTGAAAAGGATACGGGAGCTCGTTTAGGAAAGATTACAACACCACACGGTGAAGTGATGACACCAATGTTTATGCCGGTGGGAACACAAGCAACTGTTAAAAACGTGTCACCACGTGAACTAAAAGAAATTAACTCACAATTTATTCTGTCAAACACTTACCATCTATGGTTGCGCCCAGGTGATGAATTAATCGCTGAAGCAGGTGGATTGCACAAGTTTATGGGATGGAATGGGCCTATTTTGACTGATTCAGGTGGATTCCAAGTTTGGTCATTGGCCGCAAACAATAGTATTAAAGAAGAAGGGGTAACTTTCAAGAACCATTTAGATGGAAGTGAAATGTTCCTATCTCCTGAAGTGGCAATGCGTATCCAAAATAACTTGGGTTCAGATGTGATGATGCAACTGGACGAAGCAATTCCATACTTTGAAACATATGATTATGTGAAAGAATCTGTGGAACGCTCAGCGCGCTGGGCTGAACGTGCGATCAAAGCACATAAGCGTCCACATGACCAAGCTTTGTTTGGAATTGTGCAAGGGGCTGGATTTAAAGACTTACGTAAGCAATCTGCGGATGCGCTTGTAGCCATGGATTTGCCTGGATATGCCGTTGGTGGTCTATCAGTTGGAGAATCAAAGGAAGAAATGAATCGTGTGCTGGACTTTACAGTACCTTGGTTGCCTGAAAACAAGCCACGCTACTTGATGGGAGTGGCTGCGCCAGACTCATTAATTGACGGTGCCATTCGTGGAATTGATATGTTTGACTGTGTGCTACCAACACGTGTTGCTCGTAAAGGAACTTTGATGACAAAGTATGGGCGTATTGTGATTACCAACGCGAAATACAAGAACGACTTTTCACCATTGGATCCAGATTTAGACGATTACGGATCAACACACTTTACCAAGGCATACTTGCATCACTTGTTTAAGGCAAATGAACTATTGGCACAGAATATTGCCAGTGTTCATAACCTACGTTATTTGTTAAAATTAATGGAAGACATGCGTACAGCTATTGCGGAAGATCGCTTGCTTGATTTCCGCGCAGAAGTCATGGAAAACTATGGTTACAATAAAGCCAATGCACGTTTATTCTAA
- the yajC gene encoding preprotein translocase subunit YajC — protein MQQQLLLIALMFGAMYFFVIRPQKKRQTSHQEMINNLKAGAKIITIGGLHGEIKSINEEAKTFYLDADGAILKFEMSAIRTVVPAETAVENNVVEDDTEEK, from the coding sequence ATGCAACAACAACTACTTTTAATCGCTCTTATGTTCGGAGCAATGTACTTCTTTGTGATTCGTCCACAAAAGAAGCGCCAAACTAGCCACCAAGAAATGATTAACAACTTGAAGGCCGGTGCCAAGATCATCACTATCGGTGGTTTGCATGGCGAAATTAAGTCAATCAACGAAGAAGCAAAGACTTTCTACTTGGATGCGGATGGTGCCATCTTGAAGTTCGAAATGTCAGCAATTCGTACTGTTGTGCCTGCAGAAACAGCTGTAGAAAACAACGTCGTTGAAGACGATACAGAAGAAAAGTAA